CGGCGACGGCCATCCGCGCGATGACCTCGACGAGCTCACGCGTCGCCGTGAGCTCGCGGCTCACCTGGGCGAGCGTCTCGAGATCGCGTGCGAACTGGTCGGAGCTCATGATGGCGGCCTCTGGGCTCGTCGGCGAAACTCTACGAAGGCCCGCCCGGGTCTGTCAACGGTCGCGGACACCCTCGCCTCGTCGCGCGCGCGATCCACGGCCCCCCGGACACGGCGAAGGCTTATCCACTTATCCACCGCCATCCACCGTCTCACAGTCGCCACGTCTGGCGCGCCTCTGAGGTGCGCGCTCCCTGCCGCGCCGCGACAGATCGGAATCCGTGGAGACCGCCAGCATGAACACCGGATCAATCCTCGCTGTGGACGACGTCGTGAGTGGACAGGCGCATGTCGATTGGTGAAACAAACTCTTGACACCGAGTGGGCCACTGAAGATTTATAGAGAGCGTTGACGGCGCCTTCTGCGTTGCGTCGCCCTCTTCAGTCATACGGTCGCGTTTGGAGGAACTTCATGGATGTCCCGCGGAAGCCTCTGGCCAAGTCCGAAGGCCGCAAGAAGCTCAAGGCAAGTGGTCTCGTCATTCAGTGGCGCGGGACGGCCAGCCTCGACGACTGGGTCGCCTTCATCGTGAACGGAACGCGATCGAAACGCCTGATCCTCGCCGACCACACCTCCGAGCGGCGGGTCAAGGCGTTGCTCAGCCGGATCGAAGGACTCTCGAAGCGGGAGATCGAGCGGTTGGCGAAAGGCTGACCCGGACTTCGCTGGTCGATCCCTCTGCCGCGTCACTCCGCGCCCCCGGCTCGCGACCGCCGGGGGCGTCGGCTGGTCTCGGGAAAGACGCTAGCGTTGATCGATGGAAGCGGGGGCGGCCGGCTGGGCTTCGCCGAGCGGGACGCCCCACTGGAACGTCAGCCCGAAGGCGACACCTCCGCTGTTCTGCGGAATGTCGAAGGGCACGGCCGGCGCCGTCCAGCCGCTCAGACCGAACCGGACCCCGGTCTCTTTCCCGGTGGGTACCGTGGCCACGAACGGCGTGATGAACGCCGGCTCATAGCGCGCCTTGGGGGGATCGAAGTAGAAGTCCTGCTCCCGCCCTCGGCGCTGCTCGAGGGGCAGCGTGCGCTGGAGCCCCAGTTCGGGCGTCGGCGGCGCGGGTGACGGGGCCGTGACACCCAGCTCGCCACGGGGCTCCTGCGCGGCGGCCGGGTCTCCCGGCCCCACCATTGCTGCCAGGACCAGTGCCACGAAACCGAGCATGACCCATTGCGTCATGGCAAGACCTCCTCCCCGACCCTACCGTGAGAGGCAAGGACCATGCCGGCCGGAACCGGCACCCGTGGGTCGGCGGAGGGAGGGCTGCTATTCCCGAGAGCCCGTCAAGAGCCGGATGACCGAGGAGAAATCCTTCCGTCCGAGGCCGTGGCGACTGGCCAGGGTGTAGAGCTCGTGAGCCAGCCCGCCCGTGAAGCACGTCGTCCCGAGGTCGCGCGCCGCCGCCCGCGCCAGCGAGAGGTCCTTGGCCATCAGGTCCGTCATGAACCCGGCGGCGAACCCGTTGTTCGACGCGGCCTTCGGAACGAGCCCCGGCACCGGGCAATTGTGCTGGAGGGCCCAGCAGTCGCCCGAGCTCTTGGCGATGACGTCGTGGAGGACCTTCGGGTCCACCCCGGCCCGGATGCCGATGGTGAACGCCTCGGCCACCGCGATCATGGAGACCCCGGCGATCAGGTTGTTGCAGATCTTGGCGACCTCGCCGGAGCCGAGGGGACCCACATGGATCACGTTCCGGCCCATCGTGCTCAGGATGGGCCGGACCGATTCGACCAGCGCGGTCTCACCGCCCACCATGATGGTCAGTGTGCCCTCGACGGCGCGGGGCACCGCACCCGAGACCGGCGCGTCCACAAGCCGCACTCCGGCGGCGGCCAGGCGTTCCCCCACCCGGCGCGTCGTCGCGGGATCGATCGTGCTCATGTCGATGCAGGTGAGTCCCCGCCGCGCTCCTTCCAGGATGCCGTTGGGACCGAGGTAGGCGGCCTCCACGTCGGGCGAGTTCGGCAGCATGGTGATGAGCACCTCGACGCGGCCCGCCGTGTCGGCGGCGGACTTCCCGGTCGAGGCGCCCCGAGCCGCTGCCGCCTCTAGGGCCTCGGAGCGGAGGTCGAAGACCTCCACCTTGTAGCCGGCCCCGAGGAGGTTCGTGACCATGGGGAGGCCCATGTTGCCGATGCCGATGAAGCCGATCGAGGTCATGCGTGAGCCCTCGGCACCCGGCGCTCGGGGTGCCCGATATCTCTGGTGGTGACACGTCCTCGCCGGCCCTGTCGCAGCGCGCGGCGGCGACGGCCAGTCTACACTGGGACCCGTTCATCGCCAAGCTGCGGCCACGGGAGGCCCCATCCCGGGCGCATGCTAGTATCCAGTTGAGCAGGGAGGTCGGATGCCCGCCTGGGACTGGGTCGCGCTCGTCGTCGGCACGGGCCTCGGGGTCGTCTCGCTCACGGCCGACCTCATCGGAATCGGTGGCTATCCGGGGTTCGGCTGGAAGCAGGCATTGGGGACGGTCGTCGCCGTCACGCTCGTCGCCGGCGGCGCTCTGCGGATCATACGCCGCGATCGGAAACGCCGGTGAGCCGGCCCGGGCCGATCCCCGTCGCATCCCGTCGTCCTCGGTCGTCGGCGGCTCTCAACGTATGCGGCATACGCCTCGAGCCGCCTCCTCCCTGCGTCCTAGGGCTGCTCGGGTCTCGGCCCGGTTCCATTCGCACGGACCCGATCCCACCGCCGGTCCGAAGAAACGCCGGTGAGCCGGCCCCGCCCGATGTTCGCGGCAGCGAGCGCCGGTGAGGGCATGACCGCCGACGGCGGCCGCACCAACCAGGCTCGCGTCCTCGAACGGCTTCGACTGGCCGGGCGCAAGGGAGACCGCGCCGCCCTCGCCCTGGCCCTCGATGAGATGCGGACCCTGGCCTTTACGCCCCGCTACTGGCTGAAGTACCTCACCCTCCTCCAGCATCCCCTGGCGCGGCTCGTCGATCTCCTCATCATCAAGCAGGGAGACAAGATCGCCCGTCAGAAGGCCTGGACGGAAGTCCCCGGGCGGCGCCGGAAGCCGCGGAAGCCCGCGAAGCCGCGACGGGCCAAGCCTCCGGCGGCCACCCGCGCCCGACCGCGCCGACGCCGGTCGGCCGTCGAGCAGCCCCTGCTCTTCCCGGACCTCTGAGTCGAGATCGGAGGGGTGTTCCGGTGCGGCGGCAGAAGGCGCCGCTCGGAATGGACGTTTCAGCGGTCGGCGATGGCGTGTCGTCAGGGCAGGACGATCTTGCCCAGCACCCGAGGCCCTGCAGCGCCGGTCGAGGCGGGAAGGTTTCCCGGCCGGCCGAAGAGGGTCTCGTTCGCCAGCACGGCGAACGCCACCGCCTCTTTCGCCTCGGGATCCATGCCGAATTCCTCCAGCGACCGCACGGGGACGGGCGCCAGGGCTTCGCCGAGGGCTCCCATGAGCGTCCGGTTTCGGGCACCCCCGCCGGAGGCGAGCACCTCGTCGATCCGCTGTGGGACGTGACGCCGGAGCCCGTCTGCGACCGCTTCTGCCACGAAGCGCGTGAGGGTCGCCAGGAGATCGGCCTCCTGACCGGCGAAGCGGTCCAGGAGGGGGCGCACGAACGCCGCGCCGAAGGTCTCGCGCCCGGTAGACTTGGGCGGCCGGGCGGTCAGGAACGGGTGACCGAGAAGCTCCCGCACGAGGTCGCCGTCGACCCGCCCGCAGGCGGCCCGGGTTCCGTCGCGGTCGAACGTCTCGGCGCCGCTCGTCCAGGCCGACACCACGAGGTCGAGCGGCATGTTGGCCGGCCCGAGGTCGAAGGCGCGCACGTCCGCCGCACCGTCGCTGAGCACGGTCACGTTGGCGATGCCGCCAAGGTTCAGGCACGCCCGGACCCGCCCGGGACTCCGGAAGAGGAGCCAGTCCACCAGCGGCACGAGCGGGGCGCCCTCCCCGCCGGCGGCGACGTCGCGTGGCCTGAAGTCCGCCACCACGGGCAGGCCGGTCCGCTCGGCGATGATGGCCGGCTCGCCGACCTGGAGGGTGGCCCCCCGGCCACCGGTGGAGGCGGACCGGGGGTGGTGGCGGGCGGTCTGGCCGTGGGAGCCGATCAGGTGAACGGCGAGGCCCCGATCTTGCGCCGGTCCGATGACCATGAGCGCCGCGCGCGCGAACTCTTCTCCGACCTCGTAGTGGGCGCGGAGGAGCTCCTCGGCCGTGGCTTCGCCGAGCGCGAGCACCCGACTGCGGAGCGAGGACGGGTACGGGTGGGTGGCGAACGCGACGACGCGGATGCGCGTGGTCTCGCCCGCCCCTTCCACCTCGACCAGCGCCGCGTCGACGCCGTCGGCGCTCGTGCCCGACATGAGCCCCACGATCCGCCGCGGGCTCACCCCGCGGAGGGCCACGAACGCCGCCAGGGGGTCGAGGCTCACCGGGGCTCCATCGGGAAGACCGGCGCCGCCATGCTCGGCATCAGGACCGCGTCCCGGCCCGGGCCGGCGCACGGCGGGAATCCCCGACCAGCGCGCCGAGGTCGTCGCCGTGCGCGCGGAGCAGGCGCCGCGCCGTCTCCCGGGACACATGCCGCCGATGCATGACGATCGCCACCTTCGGACGCCCCCCGGCCCGTCGGAGGAGCGCGCCGGCTGTGAGGGCCGACAGGCCGGTCAGCGCGCCGACGATGCGGAGCGCGCGGGCCCGGAGCTTCCGATTCGTGGGCCGGACGTCGACCATCAGGTTGCCGTAGACCTTCCCCAGCCGGACCATCGCCGCCGTGGTGAGGGTGTGGAGGACCATCTTGGTGGCGAGGCCGGCTTTCATCCGGGTCGAGCCCGCCACGACCTCAGGCCCCACCCGCGGCGCGATCGTGATCTCGGCCAGGGCCTGGAGCCGCGGCGACGGGGCGCAGGTCACCGCCACCGTTCGCGCCCCGCGTCGTCGCGCCGCGGTGAGGGCCGCCAGCGCGAAGGGCGTGACACCGCTCGCGCAGATCGCGCAGACGACGTCCCGAGGTCCCACCCGAAGGCGCGCCACCGCCTGGCGGGCGTCGGAGGCCCGATCCTCGGCTCCCTCCACCGCCCGCCAGAGCGCCCGGCGACCGCCGGCGATGATCCCGACGACGCGCCCGGGTGGGACCCCGAAAGTCGGAGGGCACTCGGCCGCGTCGAGGACGCCGAGCCGTCCGCTCGTGCCGGCCCCGACGTAGATGAGGCGGCCGCCGTCGCGGAGCGCGGTGGTCACGGCTTCGACCGCCCGCGTGAGCGGCCGCCGCACGGCGGCCACGCTGGCCGCCGCCCGCCGGTCCTCGGCGGTGATCGTCGCCACCAGCGCCAAGAGCCGCATCCGGTCCAAGCGGCGGGTCCGGCGATTGGCCTGCTCGGTGGGAAGGGCGGCATAATCGGGCTGGCCGCGGCGAACCCGGGGCGCGCGGCGGGTCGGTCGGGCGCTGGACACGCTGGCTTTCTTTGTAGCCCAGGCCGTTCCGAGGTGTCAAGCCGAGGCCGCAGGGGGGAACCGCGGCCGCGCTCGGAGCCCTTTATTTCCGCCGATCTCCGGGGTCTGTTACAATGCCCCCCGATCCGAGCCTGGGGGCGCCGTCGACCCGGCCTCCCCGAGAGGTAGCGATGACGACCTCGCAGCTCCCGCAGATCGTCGAAGGCTTCCTGAAGGAATTCCTGGGGGCCAAGAAGGCCGTCCAGCTCTACCCGGCCGGCAACCCGCTGGCCACCGAGTGGCTCCAGCGCCTTCACCGGGCTCTCGAGAATGCCCAGAAAGAGGGGCTCCCGGGACTCCTCCGCATCGCTCCCGGCCGCTTCGAGTGGGATGGGGGCCAGCTAATTACCCGTGACCCTTCGCTCGAGGCCTTCCGCTTCGAGCTGCAGACCCGCCGGATCACCGAGATGGCCATCGACCCCGGCGTGGAGTCCTGGGAGCTCCAGGAGTTCCTCGAGTGCCTCAACATGAGACAGCAGGACGTGGAAGCCGCCGGCGGGCTCCCGACCCTCCTCGGTCAGCGAAACGTCGTCCACATCACGTTGCGGGGGCCGTTGTGGGGTGAAGGCACGGGGGTGGCCGGCGGACCCGTCCTCGCCGGGAGCCGCCTCGATCTCCTCGAGGGCCTGGTCAACACCATCCTCGAGGCGCTGGCCGAGGATTTCCGGACGCTGACGTACGACCGCCTGCGGCTCTCCGCGTGGTTCCACGAGCTGAGCCATCCCGGCGACCGTGCCGAGATCGTCTTCCGCGCCGTGCAGATGCTCATTCCGCTCATCGAGATCGAGCCGGATCGGGAGATCCGCTATCGCACCCTGAACGAGTCCCTGGTGTCGCTCCCGGACCCCTTGCGATCGACGATCGTGAGCGCGTGGCTGATGCCGGCCGTGCGGACCGATCTCAACGTCGTGAACCTCCTCACCCGGTTCTCGGGCGACGAGTTCGCGGAGCTGGCGGGGCTCATACCGGCCAATGCCCTGGAGGCTCTTCGGGCCGACATCGAAGCCCTCCCGGCCGAGGAATGGAAGAAGGCTCGGCTGTCCGAGAGCCTGGAAGACGCGCTGGCCGAGAAGGAGGTCGCCACCGCGCCGATCGAGGCTCTCATCACGGACGACGATCCCGGGCTCTTGAAGCTCCGCGACGCCGCGCGGGAGGGCAGCGCGCCGGAACACATCCTCGGGCACAGCATCAGCGTCTTCTTTCACCTGATCGGCGAGACGGAGGCGGAGGCCTATCCCGTCTTTCTGGTGGACGCGCTCGAGGAGGCCGTCGCCGAGGCCCTGTCCCGTGACCGGCTCGCTCTCGCCCTGCGCATCCTCCAGTCCCTGGGCCAGGCCGATCGCCTCCGGCCGGAGTGGCTGGTGGAGCACCAGCGGCGCCTGGGGCTGCTCCACCGGCGCCTCTCGGGGCGCTCGCACATCCTGCTGCTCGCCGATCTTCTGCGCCGAAGCGAGAGTCCCGACGACGTTCCGAGCGGCGCCGAGTACCTCCGGATCCTGGGTCCGGAGGCGATCGGGGAGTTCATCGGCGTCTACGCCGAGGATCAGGACAGCGCCGCTCGCAGCCGGATGCTCGACGTCCTCGCCGCGGTCGGGCCCGGCGCGTCGTCCGCCATCCGGGCCTGGGTGGGTGACAGCCGGTGGCTGGTCGCCCGCGCCATGATCGCGCTGCTCGCCCGCATCGGCGATGCCTCCGCGTTCGAGGCTATCGAGAAGGTGGCCCGCTACGACCATCCCCATGTCCGCCGCGAGGTGGCTCGAGCCCTGGCGACGCTGGGCGGCAAGCGAGCGATGAAGCCGCTCCTCGAGTACCTCGCGGACCCCGACGGCGAGGTACGGCTCACGGCGATCCGCGCCCTCGGAAACCTGATGGACGCGGCGGCGGTGGGTCCGCTCCGTGAGTTCCTGGCCACCCCGACCCGGACCGCGTCCGATTTGCTCGTCAAGCGCGAGATGATCTCGGCGCTGGCTTCGATCGCGAGCCCGGAGGCCCGCGCCGTCCTGGAGGCGATCGCCAGCCGCCGCCTCTGGCCCTGGCAGCGAAACGAGCTGACGGTCCGGGGCCTCGCCGAGGAGGCGATCAAGTCGATGGGGCCGGCGCCAGCCGGCGCCCGGGAGGCCTGATGGCGTCGATCAGCGAGCTGCCGCGTGACCAGATCGAGCAGGTCTTCGCCCAGCTCAACGGCCTGCTCCGGCTGGCCGGCCTCTACCCGTCCCGGCATCCTCAGATCCAGCGCGCCCAGCAGGGGTTCCTGCAGGCGCTGGCCGGCTGCCTCGAGTACCAGAGCGCCCTCGAGTACCGCTTCCTCGGCGACCTCCTGATCGCGGGAAACCGGATCCTCCCCCGGGAGAGCATGATGTACCGCCGGTTCCTGGAGGTCTGCCAGGCCGAGCGCGGCATCGGCGCGATCATCTTCCACTACGGCGTGACCGAGACGGAGATCGAAGCGCTCGCCGAGATCCTCGGCAGCGGCAGCCCGGCCGACGTCGCTGGCTGGGCCGAGAAGAAGGGTGTGACCCACATCGTCCTCGAGCCCCCGGCCAAGCGCGAGGAGCAGACCAGCGAGGTCATGGCCCGTCGCGCGTACTTCGGAGCGGTGGAGATGCTGCGCACCGTCGAGGCGGGGATCCTCCGGCGGGAGCCGGTCACCGTGGAGCAGCTTTCGTCCCTACGCGTCCTCACCTCGGCCATCCTGGAACAGATCCTGGCCGACCCCTCCCTGGTGCTGAGGCTGGCCAACATCAAGTCTTACGACGAGTACACGCTCTATCACTCCGTGAACGTGTGCGTCTTGTCGATCAGCATCGGAGCCATGCTCGGGCTGCCGGACGGCGACCTGCGTGAGCTGGCCGTCGCGGCCATCCTCCACGACCTGGGGAAGATCACCATTCCGGTGGAGATCCTGCAGAAGAGCCGGCCACTCGAAGAGTCCGAGTGGGCCGTCATGCGCCGCTATCCCCTCCGGGGCGCCGACATGCTCAGCCGTATTCCTGGATTCAACCGGATCCCGATGATCGTGGCCTTCGAACACCAGATCCGGGAAGATCGGCTCGGCTACCCGTCAGTGTCGACGACCTGGGAGCTCCACCCCTTCAGTCAGATCGTCGGAGTGGCCGACGCCTACGACTCGATGACCACGCTCCGGAAGCACAAGCGGCCGTTGCCCGCCCTCCGGGCGCTGGCCGTGCTGCGACAGGCCGGTCAACAGGCCTACGATCCCCGCCTCGTGCGGATTCTCGAGCGGATCATCCGCTCCACGCCCGTCGGGCCGGTTCGCACGACCCCGGGCAGTCCGGCCACCGCCGCCCCGGGCCCCGCGCGGTAAGCACGCGCCGCCGGCCGTCCTCTCAGGTCTGCGCCACCGGCTCCGCGGAACCCAGCCACCCGCGGGCCCGCGCGGTCAGGACGAGCTGGACGGAATTCTTGGCGCCGCCCTTCCGGAGGAGGTTCTGGCGGAAGACCTCGACGGTCTTCGGGCTGATCCCGAGGTGACTGGCGATCTCCTTCGAGGTCCAGCCTTCGGCGACCAGCCTCAGCACCTCGTTCTCGCGCGGCGTCAGGTCACGTTCCTTTCTCGACATCACACTCATCAGCATCCGACGCTCCTCTCCTGGCCCCTCGAACGTCCCCGGGGGCCGCCCGGCATAGGGCAAATCGGGTGCCAATCAAGGGCCTACGGCTAAGTGCCTGTCCGTACGAGCGTTCGAGGTCTCCTCTTCCGTCGAGCCGGCCATCCGGGGCTAGGCAAGCCTTACCGACTCTCGGGTGCGCGCGCCTCATCCCCGTCAGCGGAGCCGCGGCTCCGCCGGCTGCCTGGCGGCCATCGGGTCTCTGGTGTCT
Above is a genomic segment from Candidatus Methylomirabilota bacterium containing:
- the murQ gene encoding N-acetylmuramic acid 6-phosphate etherase, with product MSSARPTRRAPRVRRGQPDYAALPTEQANRRTRRLDRMRLLALVATITAEDRRAAASVAAVRRPLTRAVEAVTTALRDGGRLIYVGAGTSGRLGVLDAAECPPTFGVPPGRVVGIIAGGRRALWRAVEGAEDRASDARQAVARLRVGPRDVVCAICASGVTPFALAALTAARRRGARTVAVTCAPSPRLQALAEITIAPRVGPEVVAGSTRMKAGLATKMVLHTLTTAAMVRLGKVYGNLMVDVRPTNRKLRARALRIVGALTGLSALTAGALLRRAGGRPKVAIVMHRRHVSRETARRLLRAHGDDLGALVGDSRRAPARAGTRS
- a CDS encoding anhydro-N-acetylmuramic acid kinase, translating into MSLDPLAAFVALRGVSPRRIVGLMSGTSADGVDAALVEVEGAGETTRIRVVAFATHPYPSSLRSRVLALGEATAEELLRAHYEVGEEFARAALMVIGPAQDRGLAVHLIGSHGQTARHHPRSASTGGRGATLQVGEPAIIAERTGLPVVADFRPRDVAAGGEGAPLVPLVDWLLFRSPGRVRACLNLGGIANVTVLSDGAADVRAFDLGPANMPLDLVVSAWTSGAETFDRDGTRAACGRVDGDLVRELLGHPFLTARPPKSTGRETFGAAFVRPLLDRFAGQEADLLATLTRFVAEAVADGLRRHVPQRIDEVLASGGGARNRTLMGALGEALAPVPVRSLEEFGMDPEAKEAVAFAVLANETLFGRPGNLPASTGAAGPRVLGKIVLP
- a CDS encoding HEAT repeat domain-containing protein; translated protein: MTTSQLPQIVEGFLKEFLGAKKAVQLYPAGNPLATEWLQRLHRALENAQKEGLPGLLRIAPGRFEWDGGQLITRDPSLEAFRFELQTRRITEMAIDPGVESWELQEFLECLNMRQQDVEAAGGLPTLLGQRNVVHITLRGPLWGEGTGVAGGPVLAGSRLDLLEGLVNTILEALAEDFRTLTYDRLRLSAWFHELSHPGDRAEIVFRAVQMLIPLIEIEPDREIRYRTLNESLVSLPDPLRSTIVSAWLMPAVRTDLNVVNLLTRFSGDEFAELAGLIPANALEALRADIEALPAEEWKKARLSESLEDALAEKEVATAPIEALITDDDPGLLKLRDAAREGSAPEHILGHSISVFFHLIGETEAEAYPVFLVDALEEAVAEALSRDRLALALRILQSLGQADRLRPEWLVEHQRRLGLLHRRLSGRSHILLLADLLRRSESPDDVPSGAEYLRILGPEAIGEFIGVYAEDQDSAARSRMLDVLAAVGPGASSAIRAWVGDSRWLVARAMIALLARIGDASAFEAIEKVARYDHPHVRREVARALATLGGKRAMKPLLEYLADPDGEVRLTAIRALGNLMDAAAVGPLREFLATPTRTASDLLVKREMISALASIASPEARAVLEAIASRRLWPWQRNELTVRGLAEEAIKSMGPAPAGAREA
- the mmsB gene encoding 3-hydroxyisobutyrate dehydrogenase: MTSIGFIGIGNMGLPMVTNLLGAGYKVEVFDLRSEALEAAAARGASTGKSAADTAGRVEVLITMLPNSPDVEAAYLGPNGILEGARRGLTCIDMSTIDPATTRRVGERLAAAGVRLVDAPVSGAVPRAVEGTLTIMVGGETALVESVRPILSTMGRNVIHVGPLGSGEVAKICNNLIAGVSMIAVAEAFTIGIRAGVDPKVLHDVIAKSSGDCWALQHNCPVPGLVPKAASNNGFAAGFMTDLMAKDLSLARAAARDLGTTCFTGGLAHELYTLASRHGLGRKDFSSVIRLLTGSRE
- a CDS encoding LuxR C-terminal-related transcriptional regulator, with product MLMSVMSRKERDLTPRENEVLRLVAEGWTSKEIASHLGISPKTVEVFRQNLLRKGGAKNSVQLVLTARARGWLGSAEPVAQT
- a CDS encoding HD domain-containing phosphohydrolase yields the protein MASISELPRDQIEQVFAQLNGLLRLAGLYPSRHPQIQRAQQGFLQALAGCLEYQSALEYRFLGDLLIAGNRILPRESMMYRRFLEVCQAERGIGAIIFHYGVTETEIEALAEILGSGSPADVAGWAEKKGVTHIVLEPPAKREEQTSEVMARRAYFGAVEMLRTVEAGILRREPVTVEQLSSLRVLTSAILEQILADPSLVLRLANIKSYDEYTLYHSVNVCVLSISIGAMLGLPDGDLRELAVAAILHDLGKITIPVEILQKSRPLEESEWAVMRRYPLRGADMLSRIPGFNRIPMIVAFEHQIREDRLGYPSVSTTWELHPFSQIVGVADAYDSMTTLRKHKRPLPALRALAVLRQAGQQAYDPRLVRILERIIRSTPVGPVRTTPGSPATAAPGPAR